In the genome of Polaribacter atrinae, one region contains:
- a CDS encoding UvrB/UvrC motif-containing protein, which produces MTSTQINKKIDDTLSKSTVSSYHYDNAKQVAAEQDLQYLPKEEIEKRIREKRKHMEAAAKELDFIVAAKLRDEIALLREKL; this is translated from the coding sequence ATAACCTCAACCCAAATCAACAAAAAAATTGATGATACTTTATCTAAATCTACCGTTTCTAGTTATCATTACGACAATGCAAAACAGGTTGCAGCAGAACAAGATTTACAGTATTTACCAAAAGAGGAAATAGAAAAACGAATACGAGAAAAACGTAAGCACATGGAAGCCGCTGCTAAAGAATTAGACTTTATTGTTGCTGCTAAACTACGTGATGAAATTGCTCTTTTGAGGGAGAAGTTGTAG
- the uvrB gene encoding excinuclease ABC subunit UvrB, which yields MEFKLVSEFSPTGDQPQAIKELTKSINDGEKYQTLLGVTGSGKTFTVANVVKQVDKPTLVLAHNKTLAAQLYSEFKQFFPDNAVEYFVSYYDYYQPEAYIPVTGTFIEKDLSINDDIERLRLSTTSSLLSGRRDVLVVASVSCLYGIGNPVEFKKNVIPIHVDQQIARTKFLHQLVQSLYSRTEHEIKSGTFKVKGDVVTIYPSYGDNGYRVHFFGDEIEEIESFDLENNTVLESFSELTIYPANLFVTSPDVLQNAIHQIQEDMMKQVDYFKEIGKHLEAKRLKERTEFDLEMIRELGYCSGIENYSRYLDGREPGTRPFCLLDYFPDDYLMVIDESHVTIPQTHAMYGGDRSRKENLVEYGFRLPAAMDNRPLKFDEFEGVQNQVIYVSATPADYELEKTEGIFVEQVIRPTGLLDPVIEIRPSLNQIDDLIEEIQVRVEKDERTLVTTLTKRMAEELTKYLTRVDIRCRYIHSDVDTLERVEIMQDLRKGIFDVLIGVNLLREGLDLPEVSLVAILDADKEGFLRSHRSITQTVGRAARNVNGLAILYADKMTNSMQKTIDETERRREKQIAYNTKHGITPTQINKKIDDTLSKSAVSSYHYDNAKQVAAEQDLQYLPKEEIEKRIREKRKHMEAAAKELDFIVAAKLRDEIAVLKEKL from the coding sequence ATGGAATTTAAATTGGTATCAGAATTTTCTCCTACGGGAGATCAACCGCAAGCAATAAAAGAACTTACTAAAAGCATTAATGATGGCGAAAAATATCAGACACTTTTAGGTGTAACCGGTTCTGGTAAAACTTTTACTGTAGCAAATGTGGTAAAACAAGTAGACAAACCAACCTTAGTTTTGGCACACAACAAAACATTGGCGGCTCAGTTGTATTCTGAATTTAAGCAATTTTTTCCTGATAATGCTGTAGAGTATTTTGTTTCTTACTACGATTATTATCAACCAGAAGCCTACATACCGGTAACGGGAACTTTTATAGAAAAAGATTTATCTATTAATGACGATATCGAACGCTTGCGATTAAGTACCACCTCATCCCTACTTTCTGGTAGACGAGACGTCTTAGTAGTAGCTTCGGTTTCTTGTTTGTATGGTATTGGAAATCCCGTAGAATTTAAGAAAAACGTAATTCCTATTCATGTTGATCAGCAAATTGCGCGAACAAAATTTTTACATCAATTAGTACAAAGTTTATATTCTAGAACAGAACACGAAATAAAAAGTGGAACCTTTAAAGTAAAAGGAGATGTGGTTACCATTTATCCATCTTACGGAGATAATGGCTATAGAGTCCATTTTTTTGGTGATGAAATTGAAGAAATAGAATCTTTTGATTTAGAGAATAATACGGTTTTAGAAAGCTTTAGTGAACTAACCATTTATCCTGCAAACTTGTTTGTAACATCTCCGGATGTTTTACAAAATGCCATTCATCAAATTCAAGAAGATATGATGAAACAAGTGGATTATTTTAAAGAAATAGGAAAACATTTAGAAGCAAAACGTTTAAAAGAACGAACTGAGTTTGACTTAGAAATGATTCGTGAATTGGGGTATTGTTCTGGTATTGAAAACTATTCTCGTTATTTAGACGGACGAGAACCTGGTACAAGACCTTTCTGTTTGTTAGATTATTTTCCGGATGATTATTTAATGGTGATTGATGAAAGCCATGTTACCATTCCGCAAACGCACGCAATGTATGGTGGCGATAGAAGTAGAAAAGAAAACTTAGTAGAATATGGCTTTAGATTACCAGCTGCAATGGACAATCGTCCTTTAAAATTTGATGAATTTGAAGGGGTACAGAACCAAGTAATTTATGTTTCTGCAACACCTGCAGATTATGAATTAGAAAAAACAGAAGGTATTTTTGTAGAGCAAGTAATTAGACCCACAGGTTTATTAGATCCTGTGATAGAAATTCGCCCAAGTTTAAACCAGATTGATGATTTAATTGAAGAAATTCAGGTTCGTGTAGAAAAAGACGAACGTACTTTGGTTACTACATTAACCAAAAGAATGGCAGAAGAATTGACAAAATACTTAACAAGAGTAGATATTCGTTGTCGTTATATTCATTCTGATGTAGATACTTTAGAGCGTGTAGAAATTATGCAAGATTTGCGTAAAGGTATTTTTGATGTTTTAATTGGAGTTAACCTTTTACGTGAAGGGTTAGATTTACCAGAAGTTTCTTTAGTAGCCATTTTAGATGCAGATAAAGAAGGTTTTTTAAGAAGTCATAGATCTATAACACAAACCGTTGGTAGAGCTGCAAGAAACGTAAATGGTTTGGCTATTTTATATGCTGATAAAATGACCAACAGCATGCAAAAAACCATTGATGAAACCGAACGCAGACGAGAGAAACAAATTGCCTACAATACAAAACATGGCATTACTCCGACTCAAATCAACAAAAAAATTGATGATACTTTATCTAAATCTGCCGTTTCTAGTTACCATTACGACAATGCTAAACAGGTTGCCGCAGAACAAGATTTACAGTATTTACCAAAAGAGGAAATAGAAAAACGAATACGAGAAAAACGTAAACACATGGAAGCCGCTGCTAAAGAATTAGACTTTATTGTTGCTGCTAAATTACGTGATGAAATTGCTGTTTTGAAGGAAAAATTATGA
- a CDS encoding T9SS type B sorting domain-containing protein — protein MKIKLYLLLFLFSINIFSQRETDHWYFGDKAGIHFNKGNVDVLEDSQMTVINGSSSISDSQGNLLFYTDGQTIWNKNHEIMINGEGLNGELNNTQSSIIIPKPNSDTTFYVFTTRKTELSSPLVYPMIYHSEIEFSTSRPLGWVKYKNMPLMHSTANKITAIHHKNGKDVWGITYGSNAYEAENDILYAIKVTEDGVERPFTTTQLEYVKYENSYDGEMTISPDGSTIALYNAGLIRFFEFDTTTGLFSKIKYVTIAEFGGAGYDAYGLTFSPDSKLLYYSARYSNRNGQSYNIMQLEVDNPDEGFRGTPVYSGPLEISKSSISLGTDGKIYIAQSTTENIFDGNGNYLGFETYAEETLSIVHEPNRVGQNADYEHEAINLKSGASYKGLPNFIQSYFRNRIITENKCITDVFNFSLDSYNTITAAKWDFGDGNSGTGLTADHQYTTSGNFIVTCLVTIEGKEIPFYKEITVYPLPKLTSDQKLIQCDGDNNGIDLFDLTDIGPKIVEDSFNKAYLFYKSSNDAERDENRIPNPKTFENESTSQELFVKVITEKGCGSITNFFIESKFVSLGDVDTYYTCDSSDNLNGDRIGYFDLKTKSNEIRTNFNLDAENTIRFYPTLLDAQTTENQLPNKFNSLSTTIYVRVDNELGCGGMEPVNLVVNPTPKIELQDSYTICFNPNVNPITLTADASNDAFEWRNSSDNIISTNKDFKLNAIGDYSLTVYKTENGITCTSFKEFTVINPPSATFYDINVNTEDETNNIVDINLNGNSTYEFSLDNNTFFGNGTSHTFTNVTTGLRTIYIRDINNCEPPVQTNVSVIGYRKFFTPNNDNKNDYWNVKGIDSAFFKSVKIFIMDRYGKVVYQITDFNNLGWDGTYNGKPLPSNDYWFHSEIIDNNDQLIKASGNFSLIRK, from the coding sequence TTGAAAATAAAATTATACTTACTACTCTTTCTATTTAGTATCAATATTTTTTCTCAAAGAGAAACAGATCATTGGTATTTTGGAGATAAAGCAGGCATTCATTTTAATAAAGGGAATGTAGACGTCTTAGAAGATAGCCAAATGACTGTAATTAACGGATCTTCAAGTATTTCTGACTCCCAAGGAAACTTGTTATTTTATACAGACGGTCAAACTATCTGGAATAAAAACCATGAGATAATGATAAATGGTGAAGGCTTAAATGGCGAGTTAAACAACACGCAATCTTCGATAATTATACCTAAGCCAAATAGTGATACTACTTTTTATGTTTTTACAACTAGAAAAACAGAATTAAGTTCTCCCTTAGTTTATCCTATGATTTATCATTCAGAAATAGAATTTTCAACTTCAAGACCTTTAGGCTGGGTTAAATACAAGAACATGCCACTTATGCATTCCACAGCAAATAAAATTACCGCTATACACCATAAAAACGGTAAAGATGTTTGGGGTATAACCTACGGAAGTAATGCATATGAAGCTGAAAATGATATTTTGTACGCTATTAAAGTTACAGAAGATGGTGTAGAAAGACCATTTACAACAACACAACTTGAGTATGTAAAATATGAAAATAGTTATGATGGAGAAATGACAATTTCTCCTGATGGAAGCACAATTGCATTATATAATGCAGGTCTCATCCGGTTTTTTGAATTTGACACTACAACAGGTCTTTTTTCTAAAATAAAATATGTTACCATCGCAGAATTTGGTGGCGCTGGTTATGATGCTTACGGACTTACTTTTTCTCCAGATTCTAAATTATTATATTATTCTGCAAGGTATAGTAACCGTAATGGCCAAAGCTATAACATAATGCAATTAGAAGTAGACAACCCAGATGAAGGTTTTAGAGGAACACCTGTATATTCTGGCCCTTTAGAAATCTCTAAATCTTCCATAAGCTTAGGTACAGATGGTAAAATATATATTGCCCAATCAACAACAGAAAATATTTTTGATGGCAATGGAAATTATCTTGGATTTGAAACTTATGCTGAAGAAACGCTCAGTATTGTTCATGAGCCTAATAGAGTTGGTCAAAATGCAGATTATGAACATGAAGCTATAAACTTAAAAAGTGGAGCATCCTACAAAGGATTGCCCAACTTTATTCAATCTTATTTTAGAAATAGAATTATTACAGAAAATAAATGTATCACCGATGTTTTTAACTTTAGCTTAGATTCATATAATACAATTACTGCTGCAAAATGGGACTTTGGTGATGGGAACTCGGGCACAGGTTTAACTGCAGATCATCAATACACTACTTCTGGCAACTTTATCGTAACATGTTTGGTTACCATAGAAGGAAAAGAGATACCTTTTTATAAAGAAATTACAGTATATCCACTTCCTAAATTAACCTCTGACCAAAAATTAATACAATGTGATGGTGATAATAATGGAATAGATTTGTTTGATTTAACAGATATTGGTCCTAAAATAGTTGAAGATTCTTTTAACAAGGCGTATCTTTTTTACAAAAGTAGTAATGACGCAGAAAGAGATGAAAATCGCATACCAAACCCAAAAACCTTCGAAAATGAAAGCACATCTCAAGAACTCTTTGTAAAAGTTATTACAGAAAAAGGGTGCGGAAGCATCACCAACTTTTTTATTGAATCTAAATTTGTTTCTCTTGGTGATGTTGATACATATTATACTTGTGATAGCTCAGACAATTTAAATGGAGACAGAATTGGATATTTCGATTTAAAAACAAAAAGCAATGAAATTAGAACCAATTTTAATCTAGACGCTGAAAATACAATTCGTTTTTACCCAACACTGCTTGATGCACAAACTACAGAAAACCAACTCCCAAATAAATTTAATTCCTTATCAACAACAATTTATGTTCGAGTAGACAATGAGTTAGGTTGTGGCGGAATGGAGCCTGTGAATTTAGTAGTAAATCCTACCCCTAAAATAGAACTACAAGACAGTTACACTATTTGTTTTAATCCAAACGTAAACCCAATTACACTTACGGCAGATGCCAGTAATGATGCTTTTGAATGGAGAAATAGTTCAGACAATATTATAAGCACAAACAAAGACTTTAAATTAAATGCTATCGGAGATTATTCTTTAACGGTTTACAAAACCGAAAACGGAATAACTTGTACTAGTTTTAAAGAATTTACAGTAATTAATCCGCCATCGGCAACGTTTTACGATATAAATGTAAATACAGAAGATGAAACCAATAATATTGTTGATATTAACCTTAACGGTAACAGTACCTATGAATTTTCATTAGATAATAACACCTTTTTTGGCAACGGAACTTCACATACATTTACCAATGTCACTACAGGGTTAAGAACTATTTATATAAGAGATATTAATAATTGTGAACCTCCAGTGCAAACTAATGTTTCGGTAATTGGTTATCGTAAATTTTTCACCCCAAACAATGATAATAAAAACGATTATTGGAATGTAAAAGGAATAGACAGCGCTTTCTTTAAGTCTGTTAAAATATTTATTATGGATAGATACGGTAAAGTAGTGTACCAAATTACAGATTTTAATAATCTTGGTTGGGACGGTACCTACAACGGTAAGCCACTTCCTTCTAATGATTACTGGTTTCATTCTGAAATTATTGACAACAACGACCAATTAATTAAAGCTTCTGGAAATTTTAGTTTAATTAGAAAGTAA
- a CDS encoding microtubule-binding protein translates to MSDDFDLLETSANKKTETVDVNWGKAIDTMKSKLAQEDDPESRQKILNATLDDVVHMAEKDRTTLLDAIKDLTDYQDEVGIMFEKFSALNPSEQKVIDDAQKALERARIELEDAQNKPDTWWNNLWGRKSKIKKEEVEFAAAEKVRAGADNKAKALFQQRIESADIQTLLSELSYKSQAAVTRLKNREVEIKEVEEKLKDAIVEASKNHTKALAKKKEVEAQLEEQYALLKQSRQELEEIVDKQSTAYSEAIGKMTAIEQKVEELEGLKNAYTTLAASKDSFVHKHNLTIKVLTSLRSNLQTHRAKLKSDTEERLKYYDGYVVALKARTDQEFAAILEHLGVKTDEHIGETLASMHSASARARQEMMDNIPVHEKVMTGVYSSYAEALHEIREKDVDIQKNFADRYGIDMKEIFEDYYKADATAPKGTDAPAAKPKADTSNDDLLS, encoded by the coding sequence ATGTCTGATGATTTTGATTTACTAGAAACGAGTGCTAATAAAAAAACTGAAACGGTAGATGTAAATTGGGGGAAAGCGATTGACACCATGAAGTCTAAATTGGCACAAGAAGACGATCCTGAATCTCGCCAAAAAATATTGAACGCAACCTTAGATGATGTTGTGCACATGGCAGAAAAAGACAGAACCACGCTTTTAGATGCAATTAAAGACTTAACAGATTATCAAGATGAAGTTGGTATTATGTTCGAGAAGTTTTCAGCTTTAAATCCATCAGAACAAAAAGTTATAGACGATGCACAAAAAGCATTAGAAAGAGCAAGAATAGAATTAGAAGATGCCCAAAATAAACCAGACACTTGGTGGAATAATCTTTGGGGAAGAAAATCGAAGATTAAAAAAGAAGAAGTAGAATTTGCAGCAGCAGAAAAAGTACGTGCAGGAGCAGATAATAAAGCGAAAGCACTGTTTCAGCAGCGTATAGAAAGTGCAGATATTCAAACGTTATTAAGTGAGCTTTCCTACAAATCTCAAGCAGCAGTTACGCGTTTAAAAAATAGAGAGGTAGAAATAAAAGAAGTAGAAGAAAAGTTAAAAGATGCTATTGTAGAGGCTTCTAAAAATCACACAAAAGCGTTAGCTAAAAAGAAAGAAGTAGAAGCGCAATTAGAAGAGCAGTATGCCTTATTAAAACAATCTCGCCAAGAATTAGAAGAAATTGTAGACAAACAATCTACTGCCTATTCAGAAGCTATTGGAAAAATGACTGCTATTGAGCAAAAAGTAGAGGAGTTAGAAGGACTAAAAAATGCCTACACAACTTTGGCTGCCAGTAAAGATAGTTTTGTACATAAGCATAATTTAACTATTAAAGTATTAACTTCTTTACGTTCTAATTTACAAACTCACAGAGCGAAATTAAAGTCAGATACCGAAGAAAGATTAAAATATTATGATGGTTATGTGGTGGCGTTAAAAGCAAGAACAGATCAAGAATTTGCGGCCATTTTAGAGCATTTAGGTGTAAAAACAGATGAGCATATCGGAGAAACTTTAGCATCGATGCATTCTGCAAGTGCTAGAGCGCGTCAAGAAATGATGGATAATATTCCGGTTCACGAAAAAGTGATGACCGGTGTTTATAGCTCTTACGCAGAGGCTTTGCACGAAATTAGAGAGAAAGATGTAGATATTCAAAAGAATTTTGCAGACCGTTACGGAATAGACATGAAAGAGATTTTCGAAGACTATTACAAAGCAGATGCAACGGCACCAAAAGGAACGGATGCTCCTGCAGCAAAACCAAAAGCAGATACTTCTAACGATGATTTGTTAAGCTAA
- a CDS encoding ribbon-helix-helix domain-containing protein: MATFTSSLPDSLLEKLSVLAKELKLPKNRLIENALELYLDQVEKASYIQSYKQAASDQDILLIAEEGMQEYFTELNDADAN, translated from the coding sequence ATGGCAACATTCACATCTTCTTTACCAGATAGTCTTTTAGAAAAATTATCTGTATTGGCAAAAGAATTAAAACTTCCTAAAAATAGGTTAATAGAAAATGCTTTAGAATTGTATTTAGACCAAGTAGAAAAAGCGAGTTATATTCAGTCTTATAAGCAGGCTGCTTCGGACCAAGATATTTTATTGATTGCAGAAGAAGGCATGCAAGAATATTTTACAGAACTTAACGATGCAGATGCTAACTAA
- a CDS encoding type II toxin-antitoxin system PemK/MazF family toxin, with protein sequence MKQGEIWELYLNPTKGSEQSGRRPAVIISGNMVNKHLQVVIVCPLTTSIKNYKGNLIINPNEINGLEKTSEVLTFHVRSVSKTRLDKKIGKIPLKDIEVIKKTLNDILKF encoded by the coding sequence ATGAAACAAGGCGAAATTTGGGAACTGTATTTAAATCCTACAAAAGGTAGTGAACAAAGCGGTAGAAGACCAGCAGTTATTATAAGTGGTAATATGGTAAATAAACATTTACAGGTTGTAATTGTTTGTCCATTAACCACAAGTATAAAAAATTATAAAGGAAATTTAATTATCAACCCAAATGAAATAAACGGATTAGAAAAGACTTCAGAAGTGTTGACTTTTCATGTTCGTTCTGTTTCTAAAACAAGGTTGGATAAAAAAATAGGTAAAATTCCTTTAAAAGATATTGAAGTAATTAAAAAAACTTTAAACGATATTCTTAAATTTTAA
- a CDS encoding AAA family ATPase: MNHNSTFPIKQNELDMLRDEASGYLKSIQWEQSNRAKNKDKDAKDASILLYLSRANNGSNVEVTSVSKTILALKKRLLPDSIAIPVYLNQTLYAVQEGLTLGIWIKDNYYDASGLSSLHERKSALDSQGKREFESKMQTATAFQLFAISYKILHDLKPHASDDLSVMKQKFAGIPEVSLLSPLKGIACTLFYFDKYLGHPDIVKSDKDVIDFTMVYFEALIDEIQLRKSSLEYTETIVDRTYKLENSDFAVSGWENAFSGTAKSIEFNKIQFEQIVGNKDAKHFARRLTERMLSYDFEAKKNPFQELGGFMPVFMGYGIPGTGKSMLIAAIATRLKEHADHLGIPFLFHPMPDTLISTFQGGSAEKMVEWMKPMQDPTKLIFAPIDDAENNLQERTTQGVSAGVKEVIGVFLRYTEGAYAVNYGNSSIGLFTNLPEMLDKAVISRVQGRFKIDGARTEHDFLDQDYIWWKKFEKTMPDFVNMQNPSNYQFLKDQGLAKSMGEILSSVEKPSEERVLEAYDRAEKNHRSNEHLFFAILYKEIQKIFPFFSSRDVRNIQSAISLRLTDFDLEQDWFENPETYFKKDYQTKFNMLQELMKSNMKGLNFSEVRRQEVVRYLDNVATIADTDFKRKVDARVNQMNIDLEARKTFDNE; this comes from the coding sequence ATGAATCACAACTCAACGTTCCCAATAAAACAGAATGAACTAGATATGCTCAGAGATGAAGCTTCTGGTTATTTAAAAAGTATTCAGTGGGAGCAAAGTAATAGAGCAAAGAATAAAGATAAAGATGCAAAAGACGCATCAATTTTATTGTATTTGTCGAGAGCTAATAATGGAAGCAATGTAGAAGTTACCTCTGTTTCTAAAACTATTTTAGCTTTAAAAAAACGATTATTACCAGATTCTATTGCAATTCCTGTCTATTTGAATCAGACCTTATATGCCGTTCAAGAAGGATTGACTTTAGGAATTTGGATTAAAGATAATTATTACGATGCCTCAGGACTGTCTAGTTTGCATGAGCGAAAATCGGCATTGGATTCTCAAGGAAAACGTGAGTTTGAAAGTAAAATGCAAACTGCAACCGCTTTTCAATTATTTGCAATTTCGTATAAAATTTTACACGATTTAAAACCACATGCTTCAGATGATTTATCTGTAATGAAGCAGAAGTTTGCAGGGATTCCAGAAGTATCATTATTATCACCTTTAAAAGGAATTGCCTGTACTTTATTTTATTTTGATAAATATTTAGGACATCCAGATATAGTAAAGTCAGACAAAGATGTTATTGATTTTACTATGGTTTATTTTGAAGCTTTAATTGATGAAATTCAATTACGTAAAAGCAGTTTAGAATATACAGAAACCATAGTTGATAGAACCTATAAATTAGAAAATTCTGATTTTGCAGTATCAGGATGGGAAAATGCATTTTCAGGAACCGCAAAAAGTATTGAGTTTAATAAAATTCAGTTCGAGCAAATTGTAGGAAATAAAGATGCCAAACATTTTGCACGTAGATTAACAGAAAGAATGTTGAGTTACGATTTTGAGGCAAAGAAAAATCCGTTTCAAGAATTAGGCGGTTTTATGCCAGTTTTTATGGGATATGGAATTCCAGGAACAGGAAAATCGATGTTAATTGCAGCGATTGCTACACGACTGAAAGAACACGCAGATCATTTAGGCATTCCATTTTTATTTCATCCAATGCCAGACACGTTAATTTCTACTTTTCAAGGAGGATCTGCAGAAAAAATGGTAGAATGGATGAAACCAATGCAAGACCCAACAAAATTAATTTTTGCACCTATTGATGATGCAGAAAACAACTTGCAAGAAAGAACTACACAAGGCGTTTCTGCAGGTGTAAAAGAAGTTATCGGGGTTTTCTTGCGTTATACAGAAGGTGCTTATGCGGTAAATTATGGAAATTCTTCTATCGGATTATTTACCAATTTGCCAGAAATGTTAGACAAAGCGGTAATTTCTCGTGTACAAGGAAGATTTAAAATTGATGGAGCAAGAACAGAACATGATTTTTTAGATCAGGATTATATTTGGTGGAAAAAGTTTGAGAAAACCATGCCCGACTTTGTGAATATGCAAAACCCTTCTAATTATCAGTTTTTAAAAGATCAAGGACTGGCTAAAAGTATGGGAGAAATTTTGAGTTCTGTAGAAAAACCATCCGAAGAAAGAGTTTTAGAAGCGTATGACAGAGCAGAGAAAAACCATAGATCTAATGAGCATTTATTCTTTGCTATTTTATATAAAGAAATTCAGAAAATATTTCCATTCTTCTCATCAAGAGATGTGCGTAATATTCAGTCTGCAATATCGTTGCGATTAACAGATTTTGATTTAGAACAAGATTGGTTTGAAAACCCTGAAACGTATTTCAAAAAAGACTATCAAACAAAGTTTAACATGTTGCAAGAGTTGATGAAAAGTAATATGAAAGGTTTAAACTTCTCTGAGGTTAGAAGACAAGAAGTGGTGCGTTACTTAGATAATGTTGCTACCATTGCAGACACCGATTTTAAGAGAAAAGTAGATGCAAGAGTTAACCAAATGAATATTGATTTAGAAGCTAGAAAAACATTTGATAATGAGTAA
- a CDS encoding NUDIX domain-containing protein translates to MSNKRIKDIEKSLLSDNYYTLNKFKFKYQMSDGRWVKQMREVYERGHGAGILLYNTTKKTVVLIKQFRLPTFLHDNKDGFIIEIPAGLLDADNPEQCIIRETEEEVGIRLKSVKKIYEGYSSPGVLTEKMHFFIGEYTDDMKVSEGGGLESETEDIEILEIPFTEAVRMLNEGEIVDTRTIVLLQYAIIHNLIK, encoded by the coding sequence ATGAGTAACAAGCGAATAAAAGATATCGAAAAGTCATTACTGTCCGACAATTATTACACGTTAAATAAATTTAAATTTAAGTATCAAATGTCTGACGGACGTTGGGTAAAACAAATGCGAGAAGTTTATGAACGTGGACATGGAGCAGGAATTTTGTTATACAATACCACAAAAAAAACAGTGGTTTTAATCAAACAATTTAGATTGCCTACTTTTTTACATGATAATAAAGATGGTTTTATAATTGAAATTCCTGCGGGTTTATTAGATGCAGATAATCCGGAGCAATGCATCATTAGAGAAACGGAAGAAGAAGTTGGAATTCGTTTAAAATCGGTAAAAAAGATTTACGAAGGGTATTCATCACCAGGAGTTTTAACAGAAAAAATGCACTTTTTTATTGGCGAATATACAGACGATATGAAAGTGAGTGAAGGCGGAGGATTGGAGAGTGAAACAGAAGATATTGAGATTTTAGAAATTCCGTTTACAGAAGCAGTAAGAATGTTAAATGAAGGAGAAATTGTAGATACAAGAACTATTGTGTTATTGCAATACGCTATTATTCATAATTTGATAAAATAA
- a CDS encoding DUF6638 family protein has product MQKLIKANLYRSESISVSGKLVERYNKCLVKLGFTKTKLTSFSIDGVGWSPEIAEEKGESFYLNNGEANTHAIIITPKQKGLPVYNPFNSFDRELMKLVFKHHEKTINEITRDSAICIEFDQKIDAFYEPLDVLRYKDIIIRFHLIDNLNKAKEDQLKLIEQFNNEYNFIDEEIHKELIRSAKKYGDLRERNLTIAEITFTTDSFYTKAFGGIYLLRDLVTPVLIFENEATYKEAIKDTTYDVLMYHISHSEMIEKLLSYNVLELDLEEETTRKRYKRIQKFMFSSFLKETAHPIKEILQDGILFKSYLNKIDISSRKKVMGLERFLEKQQISKNTNPKDLIDEEMYIALHKPHSSLKPNHQDLIWHLLVSIAPIDVLFLYWYDKEQFYALFKTLDASLQDWGIETILKGFEV; this is encoded by the coding sequence ATGCAAAAATTAATAAAAGCCAATTTATATAGAAGTGAGTCAATTTCCGTGAGTGGAAAATTGGTAGAGCGTTATAATAAATGTTTGGTAAAACTAGGGTTTACAAAAACCAAATTGACTTCTTTTTCTATTGATGGAGTAGGTTGGAGCCCGGAAATTGCCGAAGAAAAAGGAGAATCTTTTTACTTAAATAATGGTGAAGCAAATACGCACGCAATAATTATTACGCCAAAGCAAAAAGGATTACCGGTTTACAATCCATTTAATTCTTTTGATAGAGAATTGATGAAATTGGTGTTTAAACATCACGAAAAAACCATCAATGAGATAACAAGAGATTCTGCAATTTGTATTGAGTTTGATCAAAAAATAGATGCTTTTTATGAGCCTTTAGATGTTTTACGATATAAAGATATTATCATTAGATTTCATTTAATTGATAATTTAAATAAAGCCAAGGAAGACCAATTAAAGTTAATAGAGCAATTTAATAATGAATATAATTTTATTGATGAAGAGATTCATAAAGAACTGATACGTTCGGCTAAAAAATATGGAGATTTAAGAGAAAGAAATCTAACGATAGCAGAAATTACTTTTACCACAGATTCTTTTTATACAAAAGCTTTTGGTGGTATTTATTTATTAAGAGATTTGGTAACACCTGTGCTTATTTTCGAAAATGAAGCAACTTATAAAGAAGCGATAAAAGATACAACATACGATGTTTTAATGTATCATATTTCTCACTCAGAAATGATTGAAAAATTATTGAGTTATAACGTTCTAGAATTAGATTTAGAAGAGGAAACCACTAGAAAAAGATATAAGAGAATTCAGAAATTTATGTTCTCATCTTTTTTAAAGGAAACAGCGCATCCTATAAAAGAAATTTTACAAGACGGAATTTTATTTAAAAGCTATTTGAATAAAATAGATATTTCATCAAGAAAAAAAGTGATGGGTTTAGAACGTTTTTTAGAGAAACAGCAAATTTCTAAAAATACAAATCCAAAAGACCTTATTGATGAAGAAATGTATATTGCGTTGCACAAACCACATTCGTCATTAAAACCTAATCATCAAGATTTAATTTGGCATTTATTGGTAAGTATTGCACCAATAGATGTGTTGTTTTTATATTGGTATGATAAAGAGCAGTTTTATGCGCTTTTTAAAACGTTAGATGCATCTTTACAAGACTGGGGAATAGAGACAATTTTAAAAGGGTTTGAAGTATGA